GAGCGTGAGAGTATCAGAGGAACGACCTCCGTCAGGTCGCGGACAATGGCGTCAGGCGCAGCCTCTGCCTTGCCGCGATCTGCTTTGTCTGTCAGAAACGAATGGATTTGAATGGCAAGCCCGTACCCCGCCCGACGTGCGCCGATAACGTCGCGAGACACCGTGTCGCCGACGTAGGCGCACGCCGCCGGTGGAAGGCCCAGCAGCCGCGCCGCTTCCAAGAAGATTCGCACATTAGGCTTGCGCCAGCCGAAGCAGGCGCTGGTAACCACAGGGCCGAACAGGTGCGCAATCCCATAAGCCTCCAGTTGGCGCGGGACCAGGGTGCGGCTGATGATATTGGAGATAATGCCCAGCCGAAACCCCCGCTCGCGCAAGGTGTGCAGCACATCGGGCACCTCCGCGCGCAGCCTACGCACCTGATAGTGCATTTCGTAAAAGAACGTAAGGTCTTCCGCAGCCGCCTCCAGGCAATCCCTGGGCAACCGGCTATTGGGAAAGATGTACTCTGTCCACACGCGTTCGGGTGGGAGTTCTATCTCCGTCGCCTCGCGCCACGCCTGGTACGCTTCCATCCCCGACACGACGGTGCGCTGCAACGTTCCGAGGTCCAGCCCTGGCTCAAGACCCCGCTGGCTCAGAAAGCGCTGAAGTTCTCGCGTTGCCTCTCGGTGGCTGGCGGAGTCGTAGTAGATATCTTCCAGCGTGCCGCCCACGTCAAAGACGATAGCCTGAATCGGGATCTGCGTCATTTCGGTCTCCAGAACGTTCCGCGAGGGCGCGGAGAATGTCCCACCACTCGCCCGCATGCCAAAGCGCGGGGCCACAACTGGGCGCTCCGGGGGCGCGGAGGTCTGCGCCCCCGGCACGCCCTTGTTTATCCACGCAGAACCGCGCTTACTGGAGCAGGTTCACCGCCCAGAAGTCGCGCATCTTGGCGATGTTGGCGTAAACGTAGGCGTCGTCCTGGGTCCACACGCTGAGTTCATTGCGCGGGATCGCGCCCTTGGGCGCAGGCACGTCGGTGCGGGCCGAGTAGTCGCCGATGACGTTCCACGGCTCAAACCCCTCGTTGAGCACGAAGCGGATGAACAACTTGGCGGCATTCGGATGCGACGCGCGGTTGATCACCGCCAGGTAGGCCTGCGTCTGCACGCCCATGACCGGCTTGACCCCCCTGCAGGCGTCAAAGACCAGAGCACCCTTCAAAGTGTTCCGATACTTGGAGTAGGAAGTGAAC
This is a stretch of genomic DNA from Chloroflexota bacterium. It encodes these proteins:
- a CDS encoding HAD family hydrolase, translated to MTQIPIQAIVFDVGGTLEDIYYDSASHREATRELQRFLSQRGLEPGLDLGTLQRTVVSGMEAYQAWREATEIELPPERVWTEYIFPNSRLPRDCLEAAAEDLTFFYEMHYQVRRLRAEVPDVLHTLRERGFRLGIISNIISRTLVPRQLEAYGIAHLFGPVVTSACFGWRKPNVRIFLEAARLLGLPPAACAYVGDTVSRDVIGARRAGYGLAIQIHSFLTDKADRGKAEAAPDAIVRDLTEVVPLILSRSETVDGDTGNIF